The following proteins come from a genomic window of Leisingera daeponensis DSM 23529:
- a CDS encoding Na(+)-translocating NADH-quinone reductase subunit A: MKTFNLRKGLDLPVTGAPEQTIHQGPAITSVAVLGPDYLGLKPRMLVQEGDAVQRGTPLFCHKDAEEAVMVAPMSGKVVAVNRGARRVLQSVVIEVSDAADKGVDFSAVGDADTAEGLTAKLCAAGLWSAFRTRPYSKMPVPGSKPEAIFVTAMDSEPLAADAAVIINDAAEAFEVGLKAVTLLTSGTTFLCQKAGDSIPGAGLAGVEAAAFDGPHPSGLAGTHIHFLHPVRADDQVWTVSYQDVIAIGRLLMTGHLDPSVVVALAGPAARAPRLVRTVAGASTEELTRGEIAVDGPVRVISGSILSGRHAAGPLAYLGRFARQVAIIEEDREQIPMGWIRPMPGKYAVQPVLGSALSRKLFNLTSNLNGGRRAMVPTGTFERLMPQDYLPTQLLRALLVMDTDSAQELGALELDEEDLGLVGFACPAKYEYGLALRDCLTKIEKEG; encoded by the coding sequence ATGAAGACATTTAACTTGAGAAAGGGGCTGGATCTGCCGGTGACAGGCGCGCCGGAACAGACAATCCATCAAGGCCCCGCCATCACCTCGGTGGCCGTGCTGGGCCCCGACTATCTGGGTCTGAAACCCCGTATGCTGGTGCAGGAAGGCGATGCCGTCCAGCGCGGCACGCCGCTGTTCTGCCACAAGGACGCGGAGGAAGCCGTGATGGTGGCGCCGATGTCCGGCAAGGTCGTTGCGGTCAACCGCGGTGCGCGGCGGGTGCTGCAAAGCGTGGTGATCGAGGTTTCCGATGCCGCGGACAAGGGCGTCGATTTCTCCGCCGTTGGCGATGCAGACACCGCCGAGGGCCTGACCGCCAAGCTGTGCGCGGCCGGCCTGTGGTCCGCGTTCCGCACCCGTCCCTACTCCAAGATGCCGGTGCCGGGGTCCAAGCCCGAGGCGATTTTCGTGACCGCGATGGACAGCGAGCCGCTGGCCGCAGATGCCGCAGTGATCATCAATGACGCTGCCGAGGCGTTCGAGGTGGGCCTGAAGGCCGTGACCCTGCTGACCAGCGGCACCACCTTCCTGTGCCAGAAGGCAGGCGACAGCATTCCCGGCGCCGGTCTCGCCGGTGTGGAAGCGGCCGCCTTTGACGGGCCGCACCCCAGCGGCCTGGCCGGCACCCACATCCACTTCCTGCATCCGGTGCGCGCGGACGATCAGGTCTGGACCGTGTCCTATCAGGACGTGATCGCCATCGGCCGCCTGCTGATGACCGGTCATCTGGACCCCTCCGTCGTGGTTGCGCTGGCCGGTCCCGCTGCGCGCGCGCCGCGTCTGGTCCGCACCGTGGCGGGCGCCTCCACCGAGGAGCTGACCCGCGGCGAGATCGCCGTGGACGGCCCGGTGCGGGTGATTTCCGGTTCGATCCTGTCGGGCCGCCATGCGGCGGGCCCGCTGGCCTATCTGGGCCGCTTTGCCCGCCAGGTCGCCATCATCGAGGAAGACCGCGAGCAGATCCCGATGGGCTGGATCCGCCCGATGCCCGGCAAATACGCCGTACAGCCGGTGCTGGGCTCTGCCCTCAGCCGCAAGCTGTTCAACCTGACCAGCAACCTGAATGGCGGCCGCCGGGCGATGGTGCCCACCGGCACCTTCGAGCGGCTGATGCCGCAGGACTACCTTCCGACGCAGCTGCTGCGCGCGCTGCTGGTGATGGACACCGACTCCGCTCAGGAGCTGGGCGCGCTGGAGCTCGACGAAGAGGACCTGGGACTCGTCGGCTTTGCCTGCCCGGCCAAGTACGAATACGGGCTGGCGCTGCGCGACTGCCTGACCAAGATTGAAAAGGAGGGCTGA